From one Streptomyces sp. CA-210063 genomic stretch:
- the tuf gene encoding elongation factor Tu has protein sequence MSKTAYVRTKPHLNIGTMGHVDHGKTTLTAAITKVLAERGAGTFVPFDRIDRAPEEAARGITINIAHVEYETDTRHYAHVDMPGHADYVKNMVTGAAQLDGAILVVSALDGIMPQTAEHVLLARQVGVNHVVVALNKADAGDEELIDLVELEVRELLTAHGYGGDSVPVVRVSGLKALEGDPRWTASIDALLDAVDTYVPMPERYLDAPFLLSVENVLTITGRGTVVTGAVERGTIHVGDRVEVLGAEVETVVTGLETFGKPMSEAQAGDNVALLLRGVPRDSVRRGHVVAAPGSVVPRRRFTAQVYVLSAREGGRTTPVSTGYRPQFYIRTADVVGDVDLGELAVARPGDRVTMSVELGREVPLEPGLGFAIREGGRTVGAGTVTAVQ, from the coding sequence ATGTCCAAGACGGCTTACGTCCGCACGAAACCGCATCTCAACATCGGCACCATGGGCCATGTCGACCACGGCAAGACCACCCTGACCGCCGCCATCACCAAGGTCCTCGCCGAGCGCGGGGCGGGCACCTTCGTGCCGTTCGACCGCATCGACCGTGCGCCGGAGGAGGCCGCGCGCGGCATCACCATCAACATCGCGCACGTCGAGTACGAGACCGACACCCGGCACTACGCGCACGTCGACATGCCCGGCCACGCCGACTACGTCAAGAACATGGTCACCGGGGCCGCGCAGCTCGACGGGGCGATCCTCGTCGTCTCCGCGCTCGACGGGATCATGCCGCAGACCGCCGAGCACGTACTGCTCGCCCGGCAGGTGGGCGTCAATCACGTGGTCGTCGCGCTGAACAAGGCCGACGCGGGCGACGAGGAGCTGATCGACCTTGTCGAGCTGGAGGTCCGTGAGCTGCTCACCGCGCACGGCTACGGCGGCGACTCCGTACCCGTCGTACGGGTCTCCGGCCTCAAGGCGCTCGAAGGGGACCCGCGGTGGACGGCGTCGATCGACGCGCTGCTGGACGCGGTGGACACGTACGTCCCGATGCCCGAGCGGTATCTGGACGCGCCGTTCCTGCTCTCCGTGGAGAACGTCCTCACGATCACCGGTCGGGGGACCGTCGTCACGGGGGCCGTCGAGCGGGGCACGATCCACGTGGGTGACCGCGTCGAAGTGCTCGGCGCCGAGGTGGAGACCGTGGTCACCGGTCTGGAGACCTTCGGCAAGCCGATGAGCGAGGCGCAGGCCGGGGACAACGTGGCGCTGCTGCTGCGCGGGGTGCCGAGGGACTCCGTCCGGCGCGGGCACGTCGTCGCGGCGCCCGGCAGTGTCGTGCCGAGGCGGCGCTTCACCGCGCAGGTGTATGTGCTGTCGGCGCGCGAGGGCGGGCGTACGACTCCGGTGTCCACCGGGTACCGGCCGCAGTTCTACATCCGTACGGCGGATGTGGTCGGGGACGTCGACCTCGGGGAGCTCGCCGTCGCGCGGCCCGGGGACCGGGTCACGATGAGTGTGGAGCTGGGCCGGGAGGTTCCGTTGGAGCCGGGGCTCGGGTTCGCGATTCGTGAGGGCGGTCGGACCGTGGGGGCGGGGACCGTGACGGCCGTTCAGTAG
- a CDS encoding spermidine synthase — MNEAIPVSRAIDHGTAKLMPDVDRDRAWLLTVDGAPQSYVDLDAPTHLEFEYARRLGHVLDTVAEAGRALDVLHLGGGALTLPRYVAATRPGSRQDVVEYDRGLLELVVEHLPPPGDAGIALHGADAREWLEAAPSDSADVVVGDVFGGSRVPAHLTTVTYARAVERVLRADGVYLANLADAAPFAFLRSQLATLAMVFEELVLIAEPGVLRGRRFGNAVLVAAHQPLDVAVLARRTAADAFPARVGHGPALRDFIGGAVPVRDEDAVPSPEPPDGAFGIG; from the coding sequence GTGAACGAAGCCATACCCGTCTCCCGTGCCATCGATCACGGCACCGCCAAGCTCATGCCCGACGTCGACCGGGACCGGGCCTGGCTGCTGACCGTCGACGGGGCGCCGCAGTCGTACGTCGATCTGGACGCGCCCACACATCTGGAGTTCGAGTACGCGCGGCGGCTCGGGCATGTGCTGGACACCGTGGCGGAGGCGGGGCGGGCGCTCGATGTGCTGCATCTCGGCGGGGGCGCGCTCACTCTGCCCCGGTACGTGGCCGCCACGCGGCCGGGGTCCCGGCAGGACGTCGTCGAGTACGACCGGGGGCTGCTGGAGCTGGTCGTCGAGCATCTGCCACCGCCCGGTGACGCGGGGATCGCGCTGCACGGGGCGGACGCCCGGGAATGGCTCGAAGCGGCCCCCTCGGACTCCGCCGACGTGGTCGTCGGGGATGTGTTCGGCGGCTCGCGGGTGCCGGCGCATCTGACCACCGTGACGTACGCGCGGGCCGTCGAGCGGGTGCTGCGCGCGGACGGGGTGTATCTCGCGAACCTGGCCGATGCCGCGCCGTTCGCGTTCCTGCGGTCACAACTGGCCACGCTCGCCATGGTGTTCGAGGAGCTGGTGCTGATCGCCGAGCCGGGGGTGCTGCGCGGCCGACGGTTCGGGAACGCCGTGCTGGTCGCCGCCCATCAGCCGCTCGACGTTGCCGTCCTGGCCCGGCGGACCGCCGCCGACGCCTTCCCGGCGCGGGTCGGGCACGGCCCGGCGCTGCGCGACTTCATCGGCGGCGCCGTCCCCGTGCGCGACGAGGACGCCGTACCGTCACCCGAGCCGCCCGACGGGGCCTTCGGCATCGGCTGA
- a CDS encoding MFS transporter, producing the protein MTTPAAFRRRPAWAGRNYTLLTTAAVVTNLGSHGALIAAAFAVLEAGGDGGDVGLVAAARTLPLVLFLLIGGAVADRLPRHHVMVAANTLNCLSQAAFAVLVLTGDAQLWQMMLLSALGGTGQAFFNPAAEGMLLSSVTAEQAGRAFALFRFASQGATMSGAALGGAMVAVIGPGWVLAVDALAFAVAGALRTFLDVSHIPEREPGGGMLADLRDGWREFTGRTWLWAIVVQFSLVNAVIVAADAVYGPQVARDHLGGAGPWGLALGLYGAGNAVGALLMTRWKPRRLLLVGVLCVFPFALPSAALAVPVPIAVLCLAMFVSGLSIEVFGVSWMTALHQEIPEEKLSRVSAYDWFGSVAMVPLATALAGPAESAFGRTAALWGCAALCVAATAAVLCVRDVRNLTRNSTPVVLAKPDAEPGSADAEGPVGRLG; encoded by the coding sequence GTGACGACTCCCGCCGCCTTCCGCCGCCGCCCCGCCTGGGCCGGCCGCAACTACACCCTGCTGACGACGGCCGCGGTCGTCACCAACCTGGGCAGCCACGGCGCCCTGATCGCGGCCGCGTTCGCGGTCCTGGAGGCGGGCGGCGACGGCGGGGACGTCGGTCTGGTCGCGGCGGCACGGACCCTGCCGCTGGTGCTGTTCCTGCTGATCGGCGGCGCGGTCGCGGACCGGCTGCCCCGGCACCATGTGATGGTCGCGGCGAACACCCTCAACTGCCTCTCCCAGGCCGCCTTCGCGGTGCTCGTGCTCACGGGGGACGCACAGCTGTGGCAGATGATGCTGCTGTCCGCGCTCGGCGGCACCGGGCAGGCGTTCTTCAACCCGGCGGCCGAGGGCATGCTGCTCTCCTCCGTCACCGCCGAGCAGGCGGGCCGCGCCTTCGCGCTGTTCCGCTTCGCGTCGCAGGGCGCGACCATGAGCGGCGCGGCCCTCGGCGGTGCCATGGTCGCGGTGATCGGCCCCGGCTGGGTGCTCGCGGTGGACGCCCTCGCGTTCGCGGTCGCCGGCGCCCTGCGCACCTTCCTCGACGTGAGCCACATACCGGAGCGCGAACCGGGCGGCGGCATGCTCGCCGATCTCCGGGACGGCTGGCGGGAGTTCACCGGCCGCACCTGGCTGTGGGCGATCGTGGTGCAGTTCTCCCTCGTCAACGCGGTCATCGTCGCCGCCGACGCGGTGTACGGCCCCCAGGTCGCCCGTGACCACCTGGGCGGCGCGGGCCCCTGGGGCCTGGCGCTCGGCCTGTACGGGGCCGGCAACGCCGTCGGCGCGCTGCTCATGACCCGCTGGAAACCGCGCCGCCTCCTCCTCGTGGGCGTCCTCTGCGTCTTCCCGTTCGCCCTGCCGTCCGCCGCGCTCGCCGTGCCGGTGCCGATCGCCGTGCTGTGCCTCGCGATGTTCGTCAGCGGCCTGTCGATCGAGGTGTTCGGTGTCTCCTGGATGACGGCGCTGCACCAGGAGATCCCCGAGGAGAAACTGTCCCGCGTCTCGGCGTACGACTGGTTCGGCTCGGTGGCGATGGTGCCACTGGCCACCGCGCTGGCGGGCCCGGCCGAGAGCGCCTTCGGGCGTACCGCGGCCCTGTGGGGCTGCGCGGCGCTGTGCGTGGCGGCCACGGCGGCGGTCCTGTGCGTACGGGACGTACGGAACCTGACCCGGAACAGCACGCCGGTGGTCCTGGCCAAGCCCGACGCCGAGCCCGGCTCAGCCGATGCCGAAGGCCCCGTCGGGCGGCTCGGGTGA
- a CDS encoding DUF4442 domain-containing protein: MSIGEMLAATVPMARTLNLEFLETTPEKAVVALPDQGEFHNHVGGPHAGAMFTLGESASGAIVLAAFGDQLSRAVPLAVSAEIAYKKLAMGPVTATATLGRPAAEVVAELDAGQRPEFPVAIAIQRADGAVTGEMTVVWTLRPNA; encoded by the coding sequence ATGTCGATCGGCGAGATGCTCGCCGCCACGGTGCCGATGGCCAGGACCCTGAACCTGGAGTTCCTGGAGACCACGCCGGAGAAGGCCGTGGTGGCACTGCCGGACCAGGGCGAGTTCCACAACCACGTCGGCGGGCCGCACGCCGGAGCGATGTTCACGCTGGGCGAGTCGGCGAGCGGGGCGATCGTGCTCGCCGCGTTCGGGGACCAGCTGTCCCGTGCCGTGCCGCTCGCGGTCAGCGCGGAGATCGCGTACAAGAAGCTCGCGATGGGCCCCGTCACGGCCACCGCCACGCTCGGCCGCCCCGCCGCCGAGGTCGTCGCCGAACTCGACGCCGGACAGCGACCCGAGTTCCCCGTCGCCATCGCCATCCAGCGTGCCGACGGGGCCGTGACCGGCGAGATGACCGTCGTCTGGACCTTGCGACCCAACGCCTGA
- a CDS encoding carboxylesterase/lipase family protein — protein MSETVSRRCGAIRARRLGLAVIALAAALLAPAPAQAAGPQATLVRTDAGWVRGETTVEGRQFLGIPYAQPPVGDLRWTEPRPVRPWQGVREAGEFGDRCVQTASWDPGYEQPSHTEDCLDLNVYVPQSTARRPVMVWLHGGGLTAGAGEDVVPDAFARRTGTVVVTVNYRLGAMGFLATPDLDAETSDGVSGNFGMLDQQAALRWIRANIGRFGGDPGRVTIAGESAGGRSVCTQMASPTAKGLFHAGIVQSGAYGDCAARTHETAVAQGRTFLARLDCANVACLRGKPAEEILAAQAGLNWGPVVGGDFLPVQPSEAYAEGAAAGVPVLNGANQDEGRLFAFARFDGAGAPLTAERYPDVMRTEYGDRVLDRYPLSAYASPTLAYATAQGDQRFACPALRLNRTLAGRGPVYAYEFADRTSPPFASLRDLDTDFDFGATHVNEVQYLFRHFGLETPLNAEQRALSRQMTDYWGSFIRDGVPRAGGGPAIPAGGDKILTFRTAAQGGNGLSTTVHGEHQCGLWDNL, from the coding sequence ATGTCAGAAACCGTGTCCCGGCGTTGCGGCGCCATCCGAGCAAGGCGCCTGGGCTTGGCGGTGATCGCTCTCGCCGCCGCCCTGCTGGCCCCCGCCCCCGCACAGGCCGCCGGACCTCAGGCGACCCTCGTCCGGACCGACGCCGGCTGGGTCCGCGGCGAAACCACCGTCGAGGGACGGCAGTTCCTCGGCATCCCCTACGCCCAGCCGCCCGTCGGAGACCTCCGCTGGACCGAACCCCGGCCCGTCCGGCCCTGGCAAGGGGTGCGGGAGGCAGGTGAGTTCGGCGACAGATGTGTGCAGACGGCCAGTTGGGATCCCGGTTACGAGCAGCCGAGCCATACCGAGGACTGCCTGGACCTCAATGTCTACGTCCCGCAGAGCACGGCGCGTCGGCCGGTCATGGTCTGGCTGCACGGCGGCGGGCTCACCGCGGGCGCCGGTGAGGACGTCGTCCCGGACGCCTTCGCCCGCCGTACCGGCACCGTCGTCGTGACCGTCAACTACCGCCTGGGCGCGATGGGTTTCCTCGCCACGCCCGACCTCGACGCCGAGACGAGCGACGGCGTCTCCGGCAACTTCGGGATGCTCGACCAGCAGGCCGCTCTGCGCTGGATACGGGCCAACATCGGCCGCTTCGGCGGCGATCCGGGCCGCGTCACCATCGCGGGCGAGTCCGCCGGCGGCCGCTCGGTGTGCACCCAGATGGCCTCGCCGACCGCGAAGGGCCTCTTCCACGCCGGGATCGTGCAGAGCGGCGCCTACGGTGACTGTGCGGCCCGTACCCATGAGACGGCGGTGGCGCAGGGCAGGACCTTCCTGGCCAGGCTCGACTGCGCGAACGTGGCATGCCTGCGCGGCAAGCCGGCCGAGGAGATCCTCGCCGCCCAGGCCGGACTGAACTGGGGCCCGGTCGTCGGCGGCGACTTCCTGCCCGTACAGCCGTCGGAGGCGTACGCCGAGGGGGCGGCGGCCGGGGTGCCCGTCCTCAACGGCGCCAACCAGGACGAGGGGCGCCTGTTCGCCTTCGCCCGCTTCGACGGGGCCGGCGCCCCGCTCACGGCCGAGCGGTACCCGGACGTCATGCGGACCGAGTACGGCGATCGCGTCCTCGACCGCTACCCGCTGTCCGCGTACGCCTCACCGACCCTCGCCTACGCCACCGCCCAGGGCGACCAGCGCTTCGCCTGCCCCGCCCTGCGCCTGAACCGGACTCTCGCCGGGCGTGGACCCGTGTACGCGTACGAGTTCGCCGACCGCACCTCCCCGCCCTTCGCCTCGCTCCGCGACCTGGACACCGACTTCGACTTCGGCGCGACCCACGTCAATGAGGTGCAGTACCTCTTCCGGCACTTCGGCCTGGAGACCCCGCTGAACGCCGAGCAGCGCGCGCTGTCCCGCCAGATGACCGACTACTGGGGTTCCTTCATCCGCGACGGGGTGCCACGGGCCGGGGGCGGGCCCGCGATACCGGCCGGAGGAGACAAGATCCTCACCTTCCGGACCGCCGCACAGGGAGGCAACGGACTGAGTACGACCGTGCACGGTGAGCATCAGTGTGGTCTCTGGGACAACCTGTAG
- a CDS encoding DedA family protein has translation MHVQEWLETVPPLAIYLLVGLVIGLESLGIPLPGEIILVSSALLASQHGEIDPFVLGACATAGAIIGDSIGYAIGRKGGRPLLAKLNRRFPKHFSESNIAVAERSFDRWGMWAVFFGRFIALLRIFAGPLAGVLQMPYWRFLVANVLGGILWAGGTTAVIYYVGVVAEAWLKRFSWLGLVLAVLIGVASMLVIKRKAKRAAEKADEGEGELVTAGE, from the coding sequence TTGCACGTCCAGGAGTGGCTCGAAACAGTGCCCCCGCTCGCCATCTACCTGTTGGTGGGGCTGGTCATCGGCCTGGAGAGCCTGGGTATCCCGCTGCCGGGCGAGATCATCCTGGTCTCCTCCGCGCTGCTCGCCTCCCAGCACGGTGAGATCGACCCGTTCGTCCTCGGCGCCTGCGCCACCGCCGGCGCGATCATCGGCGACTCCATCGGCTACGCCATCGGCCGCAAGGGCGGACGCCCTCTGCTGGCCAAGCTCAACCGAAGGTTCCCCAAACACTTCAGCGAGAGCAACATCGCCGTCGCCGAGCGCTCCTTCGACCGGTGGGGCATGTGGGCCGTCTTCTTCGGCCGCTTCATCGCCCTCCTCCGCATCTTCGCCGGCCCCCTCGCCGGCGTCCTCCAGATGCCCTACTGGCGCTTCCTCGTCGCCAACGTCCTCGGCGGCATCCTCTGGGCCGGCGGCACCACCGCCGTCATCTACTACGTCGGCGTGGTCGCCGAGGCCTGGCTCAAGCGCTTCTCCTGGCTGGGCCTGGTCCTGGCGGTCCTGATCGGCGTCGCCTCGATGCTGGTGATCAAGCGCAAGGCGAAGAGGGCGGCGGAGAAGGCGGATGAGGGAGAGGGCGAGCTGGTAACCGCTGGGGAGTGA
- a CDS encoding gamma carbonic anhydrase family protein, translating to MNRQRALITTFDGKKPDVEEAAFVSPTSVVIGDVTLRPGASVWYGAVLRAEFEPIVIGADANVQDNCTLHVDPGFPVSIGERVSIGHNAVVHGATVEDDCLIGMGATVLNGAVIGAGSLVAAQALVPQGMRVPPGSLVAGVPAKVKRPLTDEERELVTLNGTHYAELAKAHREAQEEYGA from the coding sequence ATGAACCGGCAGCGGGCCCTGATCACGACATTCGACGGCAAGAAGCCGGACGTGGAGGAGGCCGCCTTCGTCTCCCCCACGTCGGTGGTGATCGGGGACGTGACGCTGCGACCGGGGGCGAGCGTCTGGTACGGGGCGGTGCTGCGGGCCGAGTTCGAGCCGATCGTCATCGGCGCGGACGCCAATGTCCAGGACAACTGCACGCTGCACGTCGACCCAGGCTTCCCCGTCTCGATCGGCGAGCGGGTCTCCATCGGGCACAACGCCGTGGTGCACGGGGCGACGGTCGAGGACGACTGTCTGATCGGGATGGGCGCGACCGTGTTGAACGGCGCGGTGATCGGGGCGGGGTCTCTCGTGGCCGCGCAGGCGTTGGTGCCGCAGGGGATGCGGGTGCCGCCGGGGTCGCTGGTCGCGGGGGTGCCGGCGAAGGTGAAGCGGCCGCTCACGGATGAGGAGCGTGAGTTGGTGACGCTGAACGGGACTCATTACGCGGAGTTGGCGAAGGCGCACCGGGAAGCGCAGGAGGAGTACGGCGCATAG